The following coding sequences are from one Triticum dicoccoides isolate Atlit2015 ecotype Zavitan chromosome 4A, WEW_v2.0, whole genome shotgun sequence window:
- the LOC119284716 gene encoding uncharacterized protein LOC119284716 isoform X1 translates to MPICFAAKQVFVLDNLELGLLNKQQGVTPKIGLYDYESMKKMVEQIAVNIPGGEVTFSGGKVKDDTPARGIESHVNVAGTGKIAKPAFNPKRASTPCSPMLRSTYTKNGPQEFSNYIRSRYPTISAQKLGILLWEQNARGLANISEMRQAFQLNMFTFTDKLMACLGEMCTCCKAHGRKMCVLKSEDKTIDEPPPTPSTEQLSTPLVTKTGPRLPAPGMPEGQVSATSLVSRKRDGSLSSSMQSGPSKRLCLPASIGEDDLCQKQRPIAEDSTVMDIASSILSMYDDLTAVLVTYYAKIRPAPTAILFGATIDGAPMKIDLAQCNFGRDPWVVGSVSPPPPENALRAIRDWMSAASMTNLQRNWIIHLKPRLISIEGVEIQRQLAHGDPMSHEICTAIFRRLAQLDQSCSKDTPGTSGGST, encoded by the exons ATGCCCATATGTTTTGCTGCAAAACAGGTGTTTGTTCTCGACAACTTAGAGCTCGGTCTACTAAACAAGCAACAAGGAGTAACACCAAAAATAGGCTTGTACGATTATGAGTCAATGAAAAAGATGGTCGAGCAAATCGCAGTAAACATCCCAGGTGGTGAAGTCACTTTCAGCGGTGGCAAG GTCAAGGATGATACGCCTGCAAGGGGTATTGAGTCACATGTAAATGTTGCGGGCACAGGAAAGATTGCCAAACCAGCTTTCAACCCGAAAAGAGCAAGTACTCCATGCTCGCCAATGTTGCGATCTACTTACACGAAGAATGGCCCGCAAGAGTTTTCAAACTATATACGATCGCGGTACCCCACCATA TCAGCACagaaacttggcattctcctctggGAACAAAATGCACGCGGCCTGGCAAACATATCGGAAATGCGGCAAGCGTTCCAATTAAACATGTTCACATTCACTGACAAGCTAATGGCGTGCCTCGGAGAAATGTGTACATGTTGTAAAGCACATGGACGGAAAATGTGTGTCCTCAAGAGCGAAGACAAAACCATAGACGAACCGCCCCCAACTCCATCAACTGAACAGCTAAGCACTCCACTAGTCACCAAGACTGGACCACGCCTTCCTGCACCAGGAATGCCAGAAG GTCAAGTGTCTGCTACTAGTTTAGTTTCTAGGAAAAGGGATGGAAGCCTATCATCAAGTATGCAGTCCGGTCCATCTAAGAGACTTTGTTTACcagcctccattggagaagatgacctttgccaaaaacagagaCCAATAGCCGAAGATTCTACAGTTATGGACATCGCTAGCAGCATCCTGTCAATGTATGATGATCTAACAGCCGTCCTTGTCACTTATTATGCCAAGATCCGTCCAGCACCCACGGCGATCTTGTTTGGCGCAACAATAGACGGAGCACCTATGAAGATTGACCTGGCACAGTGCAACTTTGGGAGGGACCCATGGGTTGTTGGTTCGGTATCCCCGCCCCCTCCAGAAAATGCGCTTAGGGCTATACGAGACTGGATGTCAGCAGCGTCCATGACCAATTTGCAGAG GAATTGGATTATACACCTTAAACCAAGGCTCATATCAATCGAAGGGGTTGAAATCCAGCGACAACTTGCACATGGAGACCCAATGTCACACGAGATATGTACTGCTATCTTTCGGAGGCTTGCCCAACTGGACCAGTCTTGCTCTAAGGACACGCCTGGAACATCTGGAGGAAGTACATAG
- the LOC119284716 gene encoding uncharacterized protein LOC119284716 isoform X2, translated as MKKMVEQIAVNIPGGEVTFSGGKVKDDTPARGIESHVNVAGTGKIAKPAFNPKRASTPCSPMLRSTYTKNGPQEFSNYIRSRYPTISAQKLGILLWEQNARGLANISEMRQAFQLNMFTFTDKLMACLGEMCTCCKAHGRKMCVLKSEDKTIDEPPPTPSTEQLSTPLVTKTGPRLPAPGMPEGQVSATSLVSRKRDGSLSSSMQSGPSKRLCLPASIGEDDLCQKQRPIAEDSTVMDIASSILSMYDDLTAVLVTYYAKIRPAPTAILFGATIDGAPMKIDLAQCNFGRDPWVVGSVSPPPPENALRAIRDWMSAASMTNLQRNWIIHLKPRLISIEGVEIQRQLAHGDPMSHEICTAIFRRLAQLDQSCSKDTPGTSGGST; from the exons ATGAAAAAGATGGTCGAGCAAATCGCAGTAAACATCCCAGGTGGTGAAGTCACTTTCAGCGGTGGCAAG GTCAAGGATGATACGCCTGCAAGGGGTATTGAGTCACATGTAAATGTTGCGGGCACAGGAAAGATTGCCAAACCAGCTTTCAACCCGAAAAGAGCAAGTACTCCATGCTCGCCAATGTTGCGATCTACTTACACGAAGAATGGCCCGCAAGAGTTTTCAAACTATATACGATCGCGGTACCCCACCATA TCAGCACagaaacttggcattctcctctggGAACAAAATGCACGCGGCCTGGCAAACATATCGGAAATGCGGCAAGCGTTCCAATTAAACATGTTCACATTCACTGACAAGCTAATGGCGTGCCTCGGAGAAATGTGTACATGTTGTAAAGCACATGGACGGAAAATGTGTGTCCTCAAGAGCGAAGACAAAACCATAGACGAACCGCCCCCAACTCCATCAACTGAACAGCTAAGCACTCCACTAGTCACCAAGACTGGACCACGCCTTCCTGCACCAGGAATGCCAGAAG GTCAAGTGTCTGCTACTAGTTTAGTTTCTAGGAAAAGGGATGGAAGCCTATCATCAAGTATGCAGTCCGGTCCATCTAAGAGACTTTGTTTACcagcctccattggagaagatgacctttgccaaaaacagagaCCAATAGCCGAAGATTCTACAGTTATGGACATCGCTAGCAGCATCCTGTCAATGTATGATGATCTAACAGCCGTCCTTGTCACTTATTATGCCAAGATCCGTCCAGCACCCACGGCGATCTTGTTTGGCGCAACAATAGACGGAGCACCTATGAAGATTGACCTGGCACAGTGCAACTTTGGGAGGGACCCATGGGTTGTTGGTTCGGTATCCCCGCCCCCTCCAGAAAATGCGCTTAGGGCTATACGAGACTGGATGTCAGCAGCGTCCATGACCAATTTGCAGAG GAATTGGATTATACACCTTAAACCAAGGCTCATATCAATCGAAGGGGTTGAAATCCAGCGACAACTTGCACATGGAGACCCAATGTCACACGAGATATGTACTGCTATCTTTCGGAGGCTTGCCCAACTGGACCAGTCTTGCTCTAAGGACACGCCTGGAACATCTGGAGGAAGTACATAG
- the LOC119288588 gene encoding uncharacterized protein LOC119288588, producing the protein MTDIVTDLAAMSREAARSLMAAVVRNEGANKEHVPEAGQAARQGAAITTIESARGKESVAPLEYDEPMVPDDEPEDKPMIEDVKGKGPAIQLPPRRCMRQTTMHEALGYGARDQVVPDMMHRGDTTMGEAVAPDLPEQRISTVTPLGNKRLALPGGGQQSNPLPLAVVPAMPPQPPAPHNYGFSPFELELHHFFYPDHVCMDLYETAEMLSEPSELSRTWFEHFNPTILRLDGHKIKYQFSLLGEMLYTGLDAWVRGWNERESRMMQEYTCQTGGVWFLLMFCYTWIASILPRHASSCWGCLLHQG; encoded by the exons ATGACAG ATATTGTCACCGATCTCGCAGCAATGTCACGTGAGGCGGCGCGTTCTCTCATGGCTGCTGTGGTCCGAAACGAGGGTGCAAATAAGGAACATG TGCCGGAAGCAGGCCAAGCTGCTCGTCAGGGCGCGGCCATTACAACCATCGAGTCTGCACGTGGAAAAG AGTCAGTGGCCCCGCTTGAGTATGATGAGCCTATGGTGCCTGATGACGAGCCGGAGGATAAGCCAATGATAGAAGATGTAAAAGGCAAAGGTCCTGCCATTCAAT TGCCTCCTCGTAGATGCATGAGACAGACTACCATGCATGAGGCCCTTGGCTATGGTGCAAGGGATCAAGTGGTGCCTGATATGATGCATCGTGGAGATACCACCATGGGCGAAG CTGTTGCGCCGGACCTGCCAGAACAACGTATTTCTACAGTCACACCGCTAGGGAACAAGAGGCTTGCCTTACCTGGAGGTGGCCAGCAGAGTAACCCACTACCTCTAG CGGTTGTTCCAGCAATGCCACCCCAGCCACCTGCTCCACATAATTATGGCTTTTCGCCGTTTGAGCTGGAACTTCATCACTTCTTCTACCCAGACCACGTCTGCATGGATTTATATGAGACGGCCGAAATGCTTAGCGAGCCGTCCGAACTTAGTAG GACTTGGTTCGAACACTTCAATCCTACTATCCTACGCCTGGATGGTCACAAGATCAAGTACCAGTTCAGTTTGCTTGGAGAAATGTTGTACACGGGACTCGATGCATGGGTGCGTGGGTGGAATGAGAGAGAGAGTAGGATGATGCAAGAGTACACCTGCCAAACTGGAGGGGTTTGGTTCCTCCTGATGTTCTG CTACACATGGATAGCATCGATACTGCCGAGACACGCGAGCTCTTGTTGGGGATGCTTGCTGCACCAAGGCTAG